A genome region from Lucilia cuprina isolate Lc7/37 chromosome 3, ASM2204524v1, whole genome shotgun sequence includes the following:
- the LOC124418821 gene encoding glutamate receptor-like produces MSNLQTILFVFFFVVDSTRLLFATWWIFITILTSFYTANLTAFLTLSKFTLPFNTVNDILMKNKHFVSHRGSGVEYAITTTNESLSMLSRMAQQNYAVFTDYTNDTLNLHNYVEKNGYVFVRDRPAITHALYLDYRYRKTISLTNEKIHCPFAKAKEPFLKKKRSFAYPIGSNLSDLFDRELLSLVESGIIKHLSAKDLPNAEICPQDLGGTERQLRNGDLMMTYYIMFAGFATAIVVFSTELIFRYINSRHDSHNQWATHGVGRTPNGHQIKPHKWFWRKNSSDSAKRLLNGSQPSNITPPPPYQSIFSSKGRQDVKNMKRWHQAANFGANGNGGGFGALRPAIADSQYGGMGITSTGLRKFINGREYMVYRTPDGQSQLVPVRVPSAALFQYTYTE; encoded by the exons atgtCTAATTTACAAACAATTCTGTtcgtctttttttttgttgtagattCAACACGTTTATTATTTGCAACCTGGTGGATATTCATCACAATATTGACCTCATTTTATACGGCAAATTTAACAGCTTTTCTCACGCTATCAAAGTTTACATTGCCCTTTAATACGGTCAACGATATAttgatgaaaaataaacatttcgtTTCACATCGTGGTAGTGGTGTTGAGTATGCTATAACAACG ACCAATGAAAGTTTATCGATGCTTAGTCGTATGGCTCAGCAAAATTATGCCGTCTTTACCGATTACACTAATGACACCTTGAATTTGCACAACTATGTCGAGAAGAATGGTTATGTATTTGTGCGCGATCGACCGGCCATAACGCATGCTCTCTATTTGGATTATCGTTATCGTAAAACTATTAGTTTGACCAATGAGAAGATTCATTGTCCATTTGCCAAGGCCAAGGAGCcgtttttgaaaaagaaacgTTCGTTTGCATATCCGATCGGTAGCAATTTGAGTGATTTGTTTGATCGAGA ATTACTCAGTCTCGTGGAATCGGGCATTATAAAACATCTTTCAGCTAAAGATTTACCCAATGCCGAAATTTGTCCTCAAGATTTGGGTGGCACTGAGAGACAATTGCGTAATGGTGATCTTATGATGACCTATTATATTATGTTTGCTGGTTTTGCTACAGCTATTGTTGTCTTTAGTACAGAACTTATCTTTCGCTATATCAACAGTCGTCATGATTCACACAATCAATGGGCCACCCATGGTGTGGGTCGTACACCGAATGGTCATCAAATTAAACCACACAAATGGTTTTGGCGTAAAAATAGTTCGGATAGTGCTAAGAGATTGCTTAATGGTTCGCAACCGAGTAATATTACCCCACCGCCACCTTATCAAAGTATTTTCAGTAGTAAGGGTCGTCAAGATGTTAAGAATATGAAGCGTTGGCATCAGGCGGCTAATTTTGGTGCTAATGGTAATGGTGGCGGTTTTGGTGCATTGAGACCGGCAATAGCTGATTCACAATATGGTGGCATGGGTATAACATCAACAGGTCTAAGGAAATTTATAAATGGTCGAGAATATATGGTCTATCGTACGCCCGATGGTCAAAGTCAATTGGTACCGGTTAGAGTGCCTTCAGCAGCTCTATTTCAATATACTTACACTGAGTGA
- the LOC124418983 gene encoding uncharacterized protein LOC124418983, translated as MLRYLQKEKASGDDGANQDDGSGSSTLVADKRKKRKIKEDWLTNPDINSWAEKRDSKVFCKICNVELKVSSGKSDLMAHLHSKKHQDAANATQQTKINEVFNIDYSPKKVAEIKLALFIVEHNLPFAVSDHLTKVCHNSFKDSNTAASITLGRTKANAIIKNIVGAKQFQDVTNLLKTNSFSLCVDESTDLTNVKSLCLVVRLCINFEIRDFFYGLLTVEHADANSLYQLIVNHFNKNGVNYKKNMIGFAADGAAVMTGRNKSVAQLLKNENNDLFIIKCVCHSLALCSSYACLKLPSSVETLARSIYNYISNSPKRNNQFQNILSLLDIKPKKILHPCQTRWLSLEVVVIRLIELYEPLKIYFAFAVNIDKIDTAQYILDNLNFENKIYLCFLKYILGIINNINKMFQSETTEIQNLYDQMQKLLKTVLSNFIKLDLLKNDKFYLLNYKDEQNILDYNEVYLGVYAREELLASGLEETEKHKIVHNCINFYVELCDQILVRFDFGEKFQALSLINPYYYK; from the exons atgctGAGATATCTACAGAAGGAG AAAGCAAGTGGCGATGATGGCGCCAACCAAGACGATGGAAGTGGCAGCAGTACTTTGGTG gCTGACAaacgtaaaaaaagaaaaatcaaggAGGACTGGTTAACAAATCCAGACATCAATTCATGGGCTGAAAAGCGGGACAGCAaggtattttgtaaaatttgcaaTGTGGAGTTGAAGGTATCATCGGGAAAGTCCGATTTAATGGCTCATTTGCATTCCAAAAAACATCAAGATGCTGCCAATGCTACCcaacaaactaaaataaacgAAGTTTTCAACATAGACTACTCCCCAAAAAAAGTTGCAGAAATAAAATTGGCATTATTTATAGTTGAGCACAATTTGCCATTTGCGGTTTCCGATCACCTTACTAAGGTATGTCACAATTCATTTAAAGATTCCAATACTGCAGCTAGCATTACTCTTGGACGAACAAAAGCAAAtgctataataaaaaatattgtaggaGCTAAACAGTTTCAAGACGTAActaatcttttaaaaacaaattcattttctttgTGCGTTGACGAGTCAACGGATTTAACAAATGTTAAGTCTTTGTGTTTAGTTGTTCGCTTGTGTATCAATTTTGAAATAAGGGATTTCTTTTATGGACTCCTCACAGTTGAGCATGCTGACGCTAATAGTTTATACCAACTTATAGttaatcattttaataaaaatggtgttaattataaaaagaatatgATAGGGTTTGCCGCGGATGGGGCAGCAGTGATGACGGGCAGAAATAAATCTGTGGCAcaacttttgaaaaatgaaaataatgatttatttataataaaatgtgtaTGCCATTCCCTGGCATTGTGCTCATCCTATGCTTGCCTTAAGCTTCCATCTAGCGTGGAAACCTTAGCTAGaagtatttataattatatatcaaaCAGTCCAAAAAGAAACAaccaatttcaaaatattttatcctTACTGgacataaaaccaaaaaaaatactaCACCCTTGTCAAACACGTTGGTTATCTTTGGAAGTTGTTGTCATAAGATTAATCGAACTTTATGagcctttaaaaatatattttgcttttgCTGTAAATATAGATAAAATTGACACAGCTCAatatattttagataatttaaattttgaaaataaaatatatctatgtttcttaaaatatattttaggcatcattaataatattaataaaatgtttcaaaGTGAAACAACTgagatacaaaatttatatgatcaaatgcaaaaattgttaaaaactgttctaagtaattttataaaactagatctattaaaaaatgataaattctatttacttaattataaagacgaacaaaatatattagattATAATGAGGTTTACTTAGGAGTATATGCGCGAGAAGAATTGCTGGCGTCGGGATTAGAAGAAACTGAAAAGCATAAAATCGTtcataattgtattaatttctaTGTAGAACTTTGTGATCAAATATTGGTTCGTTTTGATTTTGGAGAAAAGTTTCAAGCTTTAAGTTTAATAAATCCTTATTATTATAAGTaa